The sequence below is a genomic window from Papaver somniferum cultivar HN1 unplaced genomic scaffold, ASM357369v1 unplaced-scaffold_48, whole genome shotgun sequence.
AGATAGGACACAACAACAATCTTTCcatttttattatatatatatcgaTAGAAacaacattcttccatttttatTATAGATATATAAATATAATTTGATAAGACAACAATATTCCGTTTTTATATTATATCGGAATTATACAAGCAAACTCAGCCAGAGGAGTTTTTTATTCTCATACACGAGCAAAATAAAGACAATATCTCCAAATACCCAAGAAGTTCTGTTTATGCACAAACTTCAGGATTCTTAGCAAGGTAACGACCAACAATTTTGAAGGTCTCTCGAACCTTTTCAATTCGAGAATCCAATTCGTCTTCAACTTGGTCAACATCACCTTTTGGCACGAAATCGGTACTCATTTTTAGCTCCGATCCTCCACGTGCAGCAGGTTCAAATTTGCAATGCGTAACAACTATACCAACACTATCGTCTGCATCGGAATGAGACATAGTGCACCTGCACGTCAATTTTTCCATGTCGATTTCATCCAACTTCAgcttcattcctggaatgaaaCCAAGAACAAGATGGAACATTAATTAGAACACGTACCCAGTTGGTGAAAAATCAGAACAACAAACTGTTTTCGtcaacaatatttttatttttatttttttgatccaaAATGAGGATCGTAAAACCAAAGATAATAGAAGCTGGgacaagaagaaaagagaatataCTAGGAGAAAAAGATTTAAATACTGGTGAACCGATCATCAATTAATATTTACGTACCTTCAGCAAAGGTAATATACATGACTCTACCATCTGAGTCTATGTTAGCACTTGTTATTGCTTTTGGCACGATTTGGGGAAGCAAAGTATGGCCTTCCACGAATATAGCTCGAAAAAGCCTATCAGTGGAGACTGGGCTACTGGGGCTGTTATCGGCTGAACCTCCGTTTCCGGTGCTCATAAACAGAGGAACATGCACGTTGACATTAATGCTACCGTTATTCCCCATGTTTGTTTCTAAAGGAACTTGATAAGAGAAAGAAAAGATTGAATGGCTAGCTACTAGTTGAAGTTGtcaagatgatgaactccataATTTGGTATTTATAGATATCAAAGTCACCTCCTTCATCTGTTTgtcttacaaaaaaataaaaagtacagtaataataatattttaatattaagaAGGTAGGTTCCGTGATAGATACAGCGCGATGCCAAGAAAGTGCTGCATACATATAACTTCACAAAAAAAATGCACATAAATTCATGCTTGCCATTTCAATGCATAAacattttctcattttctttgaaACTTGGCCACCTGCAAatttataagaaaaagaaaaatttaacaggACTATCTGGTTTTGGTTATATAGATCTGATTAGATTATCTGGTTTCGTTTTGTAGCCATATGGTGTGATTAGATTCTCAAATTTGCTATTTGTAATGTTTCATGGACGACATTCTAAAAATGCCCAGGCTCTAAAGAAAATATTTAGGGTtactaaaataaataataagttcACATAAAATTGCAGCAAATGATATCCAAAATCAATTAAGTTAATTAGAATAGGATGTCCACGTATCTGCATGACCAACTAGATAAAGTTTTTAAGACATTTTAGAGAAGTCGCGGCTAAGGCCTGCTACATATTCGcatcaacaaataaataaaatatcctgATACCAGTTTTGTGGATTTCACACCTACATGACTGGTTTGTACATAAGATTATGCCAGTCGACGTTAAATTCTTACGCAAATATGTAGGAAAAATCCAAAGTATGTCGGTTGCGATATCAACATCAAAAGCTaaacttaattattattatttttgcatGCCTCATTTTTTGAAAATTGAGAGACTATAAGCCTACGAAAACATCAGAGTAAACGCCTACGTCTCATGCAGTCTAGTTTATTGTATCATGAATTGCATTTATTAATACTCGATAGCAAAGATATCTATGTACACGACACCTATTTGGAAGGATTCAATTAGAACGTCTTTATAGTAGTGTGGTTGTGGTGTAATTGTTATGTTTATCAAGATGACAACATATATAGGACTTTAATGATAATATGGTTAATCTGAGAGCTTCATCGATTCAACCGTGTTATAGAATTATTGCAGGTAGTTACCGCGATTCGTCAAATAACCCTTTAGCCCGACTAGTTGTTCTAATCTCCGCTTTAGAGTTTGGAAATTCTTCTTATATATCCAAAAAATACCAAACTAAATTCAGGCGGAGCATGGATATCAAAATATAAGTAATTTCTTAAATTACTGATGAATCTATTATCAACCaattggaaaaatattttgacaattaaaaTTGATAACCCAATTAACCGGTGAAACCCCGAAAAGACATAAACGATATATACTTCCTTAAAAGATCCAAATGACCTTTGGGAGAATGGCCGCTCTATTTTTGATGGGTCGTCGAATCAGGCCATATATTTTAAAATATCGGAAGTGAATTTCGGCACAAATATAACATCACAAGCGTCGTAACATTTGTAATATTAAAGAATGGGAAATATCTTTTTTGATGAGGGGTTACGATTGGGTGGTGTATAAATTTTATGATCTTTATATTTGTAATCGATGGGGTTTACACATAATTGGTTAAATAACGGTTAGTTTGTTCAAATATTTACTTCATATACAATGTTTTGATGATAGAAATGTACATTGCATAATTGCTTTTGGTGCTCGAAAGAAACTCCCATTGCCACCATGTGCTGATAAGTTCAGATATTAAACTGCTGATTTACTGGTGGTTGGCATTAGAGGCTGGGACACAATTTTGGGTGCCCTTCGTAGGCAACGAAAGGCACGCTTAGTGCATCAACTACTATATCAAAGTTTCCAGTTAAAACTGTCAATATTTGCCCCAAAACTTCACATTTTCTTATTAATCATTTGGTTAAACTAAAAGGCAGTATTTTTGTAAATAGCAAAAATGTACATTTGTACATTTTCTTATTAATCATTTTCTATTCAGCTTACTGATGCTTCAATCATCATactgcaagaaaaaaaaatgctccACTGTACTGATTGGGATATAAATTTGTGGGAAAAGCAAATTTGGTTGGACTCTCCAACAATGAATGGGAAGTTCTCGAGGCATGATTATCCTATGGGATAAGAATTTGATAGAGGTAACTGATTCTTTGCTGGGAACTTATGCTCATCCCATattatgtacaaaaaatcttATAACTTCCAATGGACTCTCTCAAATGTTTATGGTCCAAATAAACCTTTTGAAAGACCTGACTTTTGGGAAGAATTAGATAATGTTCGTAGTTTTTGGGATTGGCCTTGGTGTGTTGGCGGAGATTTCTACATCATTCTCAAGTGTGAAGAGAAAAAAGGTTGCACAAAAATAACCAAGAGTATGCAGGGTTTTATAAATTTTGTTTCCCAGCATGTTCTTATGCATCTACCACTCAAAGGTGCAAGATTTACCTGGTCCAACGGTCAAGATAATCCCATTATGTGCAGACTAGATAAAATTTCCCATCTCCCCTTCTTTTGAGATCCATTACCCATTAGTTTGCCAACTAGCTAAATCAAGACCTACATTAGATATGTTCCCATTATTCTTGATATTTCAGATCCATCTATGGGTCCTAGACCATTTAGGTTTGAGGCAATGTGATCTATGGGTCCTAGACCATTTAGGTTTGAGGCAATGTGGTTCTTGGAGAATGACTTTATAGAAATGATTGAGAATTTGTGGtaatctttttcttttgaaggtACTTATAGCAGTGATTAAAGGATCTTAAGACAAACTCAAAGAATGGAATAAGGATACTTTTGGTCACACTACGGTCAAGCTTCAAAACATTCTCGCTGAGATTCAACAActagatgatgaagctgaagttaACAATTTGGTGGAGGAACAACTTGCAGAAAAGATACAACACATGGTTGAATTTGAGAGTTACATTGTTGGAGGAGACTTCATGGaagataaaatcaaaaaacaaatggCTTAAAGTGGGGGATAGGAATGCAACTCATTTTATGAGATCTGCTACATCAAGAAGGAGATACAATAGGATTTGAAAACTTTGTATTGAGGGGGTGTTGATTGATGACAGGAAAGAATTACAGAGTCATATCGTACAACTCTACAAAGACGTTTTCACAGAGGAACATATTATGAGACCCAATTTAGAAGATATTCAGTCTGTCCAAATATCATCAACTGAGTTTGCATTTTTAGATGCAGTGATCTCTGAGGATGAAGTTTTAAAAGCAATTAAAGAGCTTGTCCATGGACGGTGTCACTGTAATACATTGGTAAAGTCACTGGGTGATTATACCGATTACCTCGTCCGCGCCCACACTGATCATGGTACTCTTATCTAGATTCAACTTCAGCCCCGTTATGGTTTCAAAAACAGCCAGAATAATAAATAAACGTCTAACTTTCTCCACCGTCGCATCAATAAATATCAAAAGTATCATCCACAAATTTAAGGTGAGATATAATAGAACCATGTTCCACCACTTGAAAACCAGATAACTGTCCTCTCGCCACCGCATCATTAATGAGTTTCGAGAGGATTTCTAccaccaaaagaaaaagatacgGAGATAAAGAATCCCCCTTCCTTAAACCCTTGCTTGGTTTAAATTTTCCGGTAGAACCACCATTCACAAGAACAGATAAATGAGTAGTAGTTATACATCATTTAATCCAATTGATCCATCTATCGCCAATGTCATGCTTTTGCAAGATCGTAAAAAAAGCTTGCCAGTTGACATTATCAAAAGCTTTCTCCATATCTATCTTGTACAAAATTCCAGGTTTCCTAGCCTTCAGTCTGCTATCAACACATTCATTAGCAATTAAAACACCATCTAGAATTTGTTTACCATGAATAAAATCCCCCTGGAAATCAGAAATCAACATTGGCATCACCATCTTCAACCAAACTGCAAGAATCTTGGAAATAATCTTGTACACCATACCGATAAGATTTAGAGGTCTGTAGTCTTTAGGAGTGCATGAATCCTCCTTTTTTGGAATCAGAGTGATAAAAGAGAAATTAAAACGCCAGTCAATTGAGCCAAACCTGTGAAAATCTTTGATAAGTTTCATGAAGTCTTCCTTTATTGTGCTCCAACAAGTCTTGAAGAACTCAGCAGTGAAACTGTCTGGCCCCGGAGCTTTATTACTCCCCATTTTTTTAATCACATCCCAAACTTCCTCCTCCGTGAACTCTCTTTCTAACCACAGCCTATCCACCTCAGTGATTTTTGGAAAATATAAATTCTCCATACTTGAGTTCACCTCTTCTCTTTCTATAAATAGATTAATATAAAAGCTTCGTATTTCCTCCTTAATAACATGTTGATCGAAACAATCTACTCCACCCACCTGTAGTTTCGCAATTGTATTACGCTTTTTCCTTGCACTAGCTATACTATGAAAGTATCTAGTGTTCGAATCTCCCCACCTAAAAAGTTGTTTTGTTTCGACCTCaaattccatttcttcgcctccATTACTTCTATATTCCTAAGCTTCAATTTACATTGAGTTCTTTCCTCCACCTGATTATGTTGAAGTCTAACAGTCTCCTCCAAAATGTTTAACTCGTGAATTCTAGCCGTGAGATCATTCCTGTCTCTAGAAACGTGACCATAGTGTTGCTTTCTCCAAGGCTTGATAAGGTGTTTTAGGTTCTGTAACTTGAGGAAAAAACGTGTACTTGCACTGCCCGTATACGACAAGCTTCCCCACCACATCTGAACATTCCGAGCAAGGTCTTTATGCTCTAACCACAACCTATCTAACTTGAAATAAGGTTTGGAAGGCAAAATTGGTTCAGAAATAACCAAAATTGGGTTATGGTATGATATTGTTCTTGTCAACACCACTTGTAAAGCATTTGGGAACGCCTCCTCGAAATCATGACTGAAAAGAAAGCGATCAAGTCTACACAGCAGCGGGTCGACTTGATTGTTAGACCAAGTGTAAGCGCCGCCTATCAAAGGTTGGTCAATTAACTCGTTATCCAGAATATAAGAGTTCAACATCGCTGTATTACGGCTGTCTCCATCTCCGTGATTCCTTTGCTCATTGGAACGAATAGCATTCATGTCTCCTGCGATACATATAGGACTTGTCCACCATTCCCTCACTTCAGCCATGTCCTGCCAGAAATCCCTTCTTGGTTCATAATCACAAGGGCTGTACACATTATAAATATCCCATTGAAAGTTGTTTGCTCTTGTGGAAAACAATGAAGTGATGTTATTCATTCCGAATATCTCGTCCAGCTTCTCAAGCCTGCTACTATCCCATATAGTTAAAATGCCTCCACTATATCCATTAGAAGGAACATAAGCCCATCCAAAATTCTCGTCGTACCAAAGTTGACGAACGAACCAATCTGTCATACTATGCATCTTCGTCTCCTGAATCAAACATATTGCACACCTCTGCGAAAGTATCAAATTCTTCACAGCCACTTGTTTATCAAAGTCGTTCATGCCTCTTATTTTCCAAAATATAATCTTAAAATCCATTGGTGATTAATTCTTCCCTAACAACATGTATCTCCTCTACACTATTCAATTCTTCCGCACTTCCATTCGCCATCACATTCTCCTCTATattatttatattaatatcttcCCCATCAGAcgtatcatcattgttgtttaCTCCTTATTCCACACCATCAACAGCCTCTGCAGTTTTAAATCTCTGTCGATACCGTAGTACCAGCGTTTTCATGTTGTTTTTTAAGATCTCCTGTTGTGCAGGTTCTATTCTTCCGTAACTGCAGGCCACTTGAACTAAAGAGTGAACCGTGTTATCTACTAATTCGCCTTCTTCTTCCACAGTATGCTGCTTCACCTCTCCCAGGTCATGTAACACTTTATCTTCCAATTCATTTCATCTGCAGTGTGCTGTTGAGGACGTATTCTCATCAGACGCAGATGTCTATTTCCTCCCTGAGTCCTCCAAATTCCTCAATGGCGTGTACCTGGAGCTAATATCTGTATCTGAGCTCCGGTTAGTAAATCTAGATCTTGAACCTGTGCTCCCACTAACACTCTCGTTAATGCCACCTTCACTGTTGCGCCTTGGAATATAGTCCCAACTGCTTTCTCTATTCTCCAAGTTTACCTGCCCAGACACAGGATTAGGAGTGCTGTTACCTTCTATTCTCCTACTCCTTTCATCACAACTATTTTGATTTGCGTCCCTGGTGTTTTTATTTATAGAGATTGGGGATTGTACAGAATTTTCAAATTCCTGTATGTTGTCCTCAAATTCTTTTACTTTCCTCATGTACTCCTATTGCGTCCAGTTTTGCAGTGGTGAATAGTGAACATCCCATTGGATTGTGAATACGATCTTCACACCTCCCAATTCCATCACTACCGCCGTTGGAACCTTCGTAATATCGCCCCCAACTGAAATCctgaaaaaatgagcctttgttgcCTGTTTAATACTTAAAGTTTCTGGAGAAATAGAAGACAATCCACCTAGTACTTCTGCAATAGAATTGAAGTTATCTTCCCCCCAAAACTTCAATGGAAGACCTCGAATCTTAAGCCAATACTGGGATTTACTTAACGTCCTTATAGGAATAGTAGTTTCGTCCTTAGCCTGATGATTAACCTGGGCAATGTTATTTACCTTCTCCCTAACATTCCCCTGGATATAGCTCATGAATTTTGGAATGTCCTCACCTTGCCATTTGTATATTTTAATAATTACACCATTCTCCTCCCAAATGCATGGCTCCCATATTCTTCTCCACTCCTGGCTTTCCAACTTAACAAGGGCAGTAAGCTTGTTAGCTTCATCCATATCCAAGTACCCACTGTAGCCAAATCTTCGTTTAATTAAAGAAGCAATTTTTCCCAAGCCTATGTTCTTCGACACCTTCACAACTACCTTCAAGTCCTTCTGCATATCTAGCATTGGGAATTCTGTGTTCGAGTGCAAACTTCCTATTACACTCTTATGTCCAGTTGATCTTTGAGAGACGAAATGTTGCAAAACTAGAGCTAGTGCATGCCAGCACTGGTAGTCCTCTCCGCAAGGAAAACATAAACTGTATAATTTTCCCTCTTCAGTACTCTTGAATCTCGAGACTCTTAAATATAAACCCTCTGAATGATCATGTATCTGAGCTAAGTAAACATTAGCACCAACCTTATCCTTCCATTTATCCTCCTCCGAGTCTTCCTTCAGAATGCTGTCTACTATCCTCTTCAACCAGTCGATCATCTGCGGGTGAAAAACTAACCAAGCCCTAAATCCATTCCTTCCTCTTTGCTCTTTCCATTATCTTCTCAACCCTGGTTCTGCCATAGTAATCTATTTCAATTGAAAAAGATTTATTTTCCAATTGGAACAGTCTTCTTTCTGGATCCTGTGAGCCAATGTAACATCCTTGATCTTCATTTGGCAAAGATGTTGCACCGTCTGTGTGTTTCTGTTTCAATAACATCCTCATAGTTTGGTGTAGAATGTTAGTACTAGAAATCACACAATGAATAAACTTCTCAAAGgaagagttttcttttctcaaaaatCTGCCGATCTTCCTTACAAACGTGGCCATATATAGGCCTTATGGGATATGCCaatatcttttatgattaatgCTAATAAAGAGGAAATCCTACTAAATATAATATCATGCCAATACTagcaagatatctcttatttcctaacaaaaataataaataggaaaatatttaacggatattctttcgtcgatcccttccttccaagtaggattctgccatatcttgcactacatcattCTCCCCGGGAAAGAGGAAATTCGCCCCCGAATTAGGCAGGGTAGAAAAATCATCATCAGACAAGTCGCCGTGGTAGGGAATGAGATGACGGACATTGAACACATCAGCAGTATGAATATGACTGGGAAGTCGCAAACGGTAAGC
It includes:
- the LOC113342824 gene encoding major allergen Pru ar 1-like, which produces MGNNGSINVNVHVPLFMSTGNGGSADNSPSSPVSTDRLFRAIFVEGHTLLPQIVPKAITSANIDSDGRVMYITFAEGMKLKLDEIDMEKLTCRCTMSHSDADDSVGIVVTHCKFEPAARGGSELKMSTDFVPKGDVDQVEDELDSRIEKVRETFKIVGRYLAKNPEVCA